In Phreatobacter stygius, a genomic segment contains:
- a CDS encoding ABC transporter permease produces MTIAETSQLPAVAGVERPSPGRSAWARLKPAVLALIVPALLLLFWQVATRLRWTRLIPSPYEVAEYMVDFAVGGIYDDAFSGTLVTHLLASMSRVYGGFALAALFALPIGLMIGRLPTARMLLDPFLQVMRPIPVTAWLPLSMILFGLGPRSAFALVCLGAFYPILLNTVFGVRAVDPKLFEAASMLGCQGNAQFFKVVLPAALPSIFTGLRLGLGLAWFVIVVGEMTGVPQGLGAVIMDGRTLSRTELVICGMIIIGIAGYISDRIVVTIGNHLLRWSPTHHG; encoded by the coding sequence ATGACGATTGCCGAAACGAGCCAGCTGCCAGCGGTCGCCGGCGTTGAGCGTCCGAGCCCCGGGCGCTCGGCCTGGGCGCGGCTCAAGCCGGCCGTGCTGGCGCTGATCGTGCCGGCGCTGCTGCTGCTGTTCTGGCAGGTGGCGACCAGGCTGCGCTGGACCAGGCTCATCCCGAGCCCCTACGAGGTTGCCGAATACATGGTCGATTTCGCCGTCGGCGGCATCTATGACGACGCCTTTTCCGGCACGCTGGTCACCCATCTCCTGGCCTCGATGAGCCGGGTCTATGGCGGCTTCGCGCTCGCCGCGCTGTTTGCCTTGCCGATCGGCCTGATGATCGGCCGGCTGCCGACCGCGCGCATGCTGCTCGACCCGTTCCTGCAAGTGATGCGGCCGATCCCGGTCACCGCCTGGCTGCCGCTGTCGATGATCCTGTTCGGGCTCGGGCCGCGCTCGGCCTTTGCGCTGGTCTGCCTCGGCGCCTTCTATCCGATCCTGCTCAACACCGTGTTCGGCGTCCGGGCGGTCGACCCGAAACTGTTCGAGGCCGCCTCCATGCTCGGCTGCCAGGGCAATGCCCAGTTCTTCAAGGTGGTGCTGCCGGCGGCCCTGCCGTCGATCTTCACCGGACTGAGGCTCGGGCTGGGGCTCGCCTGGTTCGTCATCGTGGTTGGCGAGATGACCGGCGTACCGCAGGGGCTCGGCGCGGTCATCATGGACGGCCGAACGCTGTCGCGCACCGAACTGGTCATTTGCGGCATGATCATCATTGGCATCGCCGGCTACATATCCGACCGCATCGTCGTGACGATCGGCAACCACCTCTTGCGCTGGAGCCCGACCCATCATGGCTGA
- a CDS encoding ABC transporter substrate-binding protein: protein MIRRRQFIVGAGIAVGTLGAPSILRAQTPRTVKMGALRLIHSMPPHFYERFAPAGLKVEIITFDSPTDGKNAVVTKSVDFGTFGIAAGILGGAVGEPVVVVGALSNKGMGVISKAGSDVRAVKDLKGKRVGIWPGSTQEVFIMERLRMEGLSIRDITAVRVPFGEMHAMLSRGDIDAYVGAEPGPGLSISSGVGQLVEYPYGTAMGGLNMIFATHEETVAKDPDLVRTMLKLHRQSVEFMMANKQVVADMTVQKLGANRTAVDQALGANNVEYVWKLDQTVLTQARTYSQQMLELKQIRQLPNFDSFLNPKFSNEIASA from the coding sequence ATGATCCGTCGTCGTCAGTTCATCGTCGGAGCCGGCATTGCCGTCGGCACGCTCGGCGCCCCGTCCATTCTGCGCGCGCAAACGCCGCGCACGGTCAAGATGGGCGCGCTCCGCCTGATCCATTCCATGCCGCCGCATTTCTACGAGCGCTTCGCTCCGGCCGGCCTGAAGGTCGAGATCATCACCTTCGACAGCCCGACCGACGGCAAGAATGCGGTGGTCACCAAGTCGGTCGATTTCGGCACGTTCGGCATCGCCGCCGGCATTCTCGGAGGCGCGGTCGGCGAGCCCGTCGTGGTGGTCGGAGCGCTGTCCAACAAGGGCATGGGCGTCATCTCCAAGGCCGGCTCGGATGTCCGCGCGGTCAAGGACCTCAAGGGCAAGCGCGTCGGCATCTGGCCAGGCTCGACGCAGGAGGTGTTCATCATGGAGCGCCTGCGCATGGAGGGCCTGTCGATCCGCGACATCACCGCCGTGCGTGTGCCCTTCGGCGAGATGCACGCCATGTTGTCGCGCGGCGACATCGACGCCTATGTCGGCGCCGAGCCGGGCCCCGGTCTGTCGATCTCGTCCGGCGTCGGCCAGCTCGTCGAATATCCCTATGGCACCGCCATGGGCGGCCTGAACATGATCTTCGCCACCCATGAGGAGACGGTCGCCAAGGACCCGGACCTGGTCCGCACCATGCTGAAGCTGCACCGCCAGTCGGTCGAGTTCATGATGGCCAACAAGCAGGTCGTCGCCGACATGACGGTCCAGAAGCTCGGCGCCAACCGCACGGCGGTCGACCAGGCGCTCGGCGCCAACAATGTCGAATATGTCTGGAAACTCGATCAGACCGTGCTGACCCAGGCGCGCACCTATTCGCAGCAGATGCTGGAGCTGAAGCAGATCCGTCAGTTGCCGAATTTCGACAGTTTCCTCAATCCGAAATTCTCCAACGAGATCGCGTCTGCCTGA
- a CDS encoding DUF1223 domain-containing protein, whose amino-acid sequence MHKAKIWGGLLLGLVSLGAAPAAAADKVGAVIELFTSQGCSSCPPADRHLAEIADRTDVIALTFAVDYWDYLGWRDTLADPANTKRQKAYAYARGDRQVYTPQMVINGVTHAIGSDRPAVERAMVQSAGQSGALSVPVTISYSGDTVTVTLPAQQGTLVSAETPATVLLLGVSSRQAVEIARGENRGNSVTYRNVVRSHVKLGEWTGGAQTFTASRLERLAPGCERAVVLIQAGSQRNLGAVLGAAMARFQ is encoded by the coding sequence ATGCATAAGGCAAAGATTTGGGGCGGGCTTTTACTTGGCCTCGTCTCACTTGGCGCAGCGCCTGCTGCCGCCGCGGACAAAGTAGGCGCGGTCATCGAGCTTTTTACCAGCCAGGGCTGCTCGTCCTGTCCGCCGGCCGATCGTCATCTTGCCGAGATTGCCGACCGCACCGACGTGATCGCGCTGACCTTTGCCGTCGATTACTGGGATTATCTTGGCTGGCGCGACACGCTGGCCGATCCGGCCAATACCAAACGCCAGAAGGCCTATGCCTATGCCCGCGGCGACCGGCAGGTCTATACGCCGCAAATGGTGATCAACGGCGTCACCCATGCCATCGGCTCGGACCGCCCGGCGGTCGAGCGGGCGATGGTCCAGTCGGCGGGCCAGAGCGGCGCACTGAGCGTGCCGGTGACGATCAGCTATTCCGGCGACACCGTCACAGTGACGCTGCCGGCCCAGCAAGGCACGCTGGTTTCCGCCGAGACGCCGGCAACCGTCCTGCTGCTCGGGGTATCGTCGCGGCAGGCGGTCGAGATCGCGCGCGGCGAGAACCGCGGCAATTCGGTGACCTATCGCAATGTCGTCAGGTCGCATGTGAAGCTTGGCGAATGGACCGGCGGGGCCCAGACCTTTACCGCGTCGCGGCTGGAGCGGCTGGCGCCGGGATGCGAGCGGGCCGTCGTGCTGATCCAGGCTGGCAGCCAGCGCAACCTCGGCGCCGTGCTCGGCGCCGCGATGGCGCGCTTCCAATAA
- a CDS encoding CAP domain-containing protein → MAERELKTADRILVRRQILVGGGSLFLLSACSAPPVPRPSGQPSFYRNLAEAGARVDAAMAAEMITGYRRNNGRGALSVDPVLMRVAEAQAYAMANADQVGVRTGAVGARLSAQGYAHGTAVENTSAGYMTLAEAFSGWRDSPPHRANMLSPTVTRLGLATGYRPGSRYRVFWALVLAQPTGTA, encoded by the coding sequence ATGGCTGAACGCGAGCTGAAGACGGCTGACAGGATTCTCGTGCGGCGTCAGATCCTGGTCGGCGGCGGGTCGCTGTTCCTGCTCTCCGCCTGCTCGGCGCCGCCGGTTCCGCGGCCGTCGGGCCAGCCGAGTTTCTATCGCAATCTCGCCGAGGCCGGCGCCCGCGTCGACGCGGCCATGGCCGCCGAGATGATCACCGGCTACCGGCGCAACAACGGTCGCGGCGCGTTGAGCGTCGACCCCGTGCTGATGCGGGTCGCCGAGGCCCAGGCCTATGCCATGGCCAATGCCGACCAGGTCGGTGTCAGGACCGGCGCTGTCGGTGCCCGCCTGTCGGCGCAGGGTTATGCCCATGGCACGGCGGTCGAGAACACCTCGGCCGGCTATATGACGCTCGCCGAGGCCTTCTCGGGCTGGCGCGATTCACCGCCGCACCGGGCCAATATGCTGAGCCCGACGGTGACCAGGCTCGGCCTTGCCACCGGTTACCGGCCGGGATCGCGCTACCGGGTGTTCTGGGCGCTGGTCCTGGCTCAGCCGACCGGCACGGCCTGA
- a CDS encoding ABC transporter ATP-binding protein produces MAESKTPIVEIRQVSKVFQLQDQTIHALSDANLSIRKGEFVCLIGASGCGKSTLLRIIAGFEAPSAGKALMWGRPIGGPEPTRGMVFQDYALFPWLSVRDNIGFGPQSRGLPRSVVRETVDKFIELVGLSKFANAYPHQLSGGMKQRVAIARVLANDAEVVLMDEPFGALDAMTRERLQDELLDIWQRTGLTVVFVTHSIEEAIFLSNRVVVMTPGPGRIESDNALQLARPRDVSSPAFNDIRRVLGAKLHSHHGKKAA; encoded by the coding sequence ATGGCTGAATCGAAAACCCCGATCGTCGAGATCCGCCAGGTCTCCAAGGTCTTCCAGCTGCAGGACCAGACGATCCACGCTCTGTCCGACGCCAACCTGTCGATCCGCAAGGGCGAATTCGTCTGCCTGATCGGCGCTTCGGGCTGCGGCAAGTCGACCTTGCTGCGCATCATTGCCGGCTTCGAGGCGCCCTCCGCCGGCAAAGCCCTGATGTGGGGCCGGCCGATCGGCGGCCCCGAGCCGACGCGCGGCATGGTGTTCCAGGACTACGCCTTGTTTCCCTGGCTCAGCGTGCGCGACAATATCGGCTTCGGTCCGCAGTCGCGCGGCCTGCCGCGCAGCGTGGTCAGGGAGACCGTCGACAAGTTCATCGAACTGGTCGGCTTGAGCAAATTCGCCAACGCCTATCCGCACCAGCTCTCCGGCGGCATGAAGCAGCGCGTGGCGATCGCCCGCGTGCTCGCCAACGACGCCGAGGTGGTGCTGATGGACGAGCCCTTCGGTGCGCTCGACGCCATGACGCGCGAGCGCCTGCAGGACGAACTGCTCGACATCTGGCAGCGCACTGGACTGACCGTGGTGTTCGTCACCCATTCGATCGAGGAGGCGATCTTCCTGTCCAACCGGGTGGTGGTGATGACGCCCGGCCCCGGCCGTATCGAAAGCGACAATGCGCTCCAACTGGCGCGGCCACGCGACGTGTCGAGCCCGGCATTCAACGATATCCGCCGCGTGCTGGGCGCCAAGCTGCACAGCCACCACGGCAAGAAGGCGGCCTGA
- a CDS encoding polysaccharide deacetylase family protein, whose amino-acid sequence MRPELRLPYRASIDRPRLALAPGKLVAVWPVVNVENWRIDNPMPRQVLAAPTGAALQPDIANWAWHEYGMRVGFWRFMEAFERHAIRPTLSINGSVALDYPRIAAAARDAGWEFMGHGWHQVPTHRIDDQRAMIARTVETLSEFAGQPCVGWLGPGLTETLETADHLAEAGIRYIADWVVDDLPCRLATASGPVLTMPYSVELNDIPLVMIQHHRTGEFLERTLAQADRLIAEARSPGPLGGAKILSFAIHPYITGVPHRIGMIEDLLAELARRPEICFMQGHAIMDWYLASGDPT is encoded by the coding sequence ATGCGTCCTGAACTGCGCCTGCCCTACCGGGCCTCCATCGATCGTCCGCGTCTTGCGCTTGCCCCCGGCAAGCTGGTGGCGGTCTGGCCGGTGGTCAATGTCGAGAACTGGCGGATCGACAATCCCATGCCCCGCCAGGTGCTGGCGGCGCCGACCGGCGCCGCCCTGCAGCCCGACATCGCCAACTGGGCCTGGCACGAATACGGCATGCGCGTCGGCTTCTGGCGCTTCATGGAAGCGTTCGAGCGCCATGCGATCCGGCCGACCTTGTCGATCAATGGCTCGGTGGCGCTGGACTATCCACGCATCGCGGCGGCCGCCCGCGACGCCGGCTGGGAGTTCATGGGCCATGGCTGGCACCAGGTGCCGACCCACCGCATCGACGACCAGCGGGCGATGATCGCCAGGACCGTCGAGACCCTGTCGGAATTCGCCGGCCAACCGTGCGTCGGCTGGCTCGGGCCCGGCCTCACCGAGACGCTCGAGACCGCCGATCACCTGGCCGAAGCCGGCATCCGCTACATTGCCGACTGGGTCGTCGACGACCTGCCTTGCCGGCTCGCCACCGCGAGCGGCCCGGTGCTGACCATGCCCTATTCGGTCGAGCTGAACGATATTCCGCTGGTCATGATCCAGCACCACCGGACCGGCGAATTCCTCGAACGCACGCTCGCCCAGGCCGACCGGCTGATCGCCGAAGCCAGGAGCCCGGGCCCGCTCGGCGGCGCCAAGATCCTGAGCTTCGCCATCCACCCCTATATTACCGGCGTGCCGCATCGCATCGGCATGATCGAGGATCTGCTGGCCGAACTCGCGCGGCGGCCCGAGATCTGCTTCATGCAAGGCCACGCGATCATGGACTGGTATCTGGCTTCGGGTGATCCGACCTGA